The window AGCTCCCCATGAAAACCTATTGATGCAGGAATGCGCATTGCGCGAACCAAGGGGGTATTACCCTCATTCAAAGTTATAGCAGGAGTTAGTTTCGTAATTGGCAAAAATGGAGCAAACTCTTTCAAAATTCCGCGCCATTGTTTAATAACCACGAACTCCTCCCTCTTTAAGGAACTTGCTTATGCCCTTTATATCCCGCTAATTGAACAAAATGTCAACGCCCCCCCCCTGCATCCGCGCTTGAGTCAACTGAGCTCATGCGCTAAAGTAAACTCATGGAAGCATACGCCCAAAACAAAAAAGCCTATTTTGAATACGAAATTGAGCGTAAGATGGAAGCCGGCATCAAGCTTTTTGGTTTTGAGGTGAAAGCTGTAAGGGCGGGGTTGGTTCAGCTGTCCGGAGCCTTCGTTACCATCAAGGGAGGCGAGATTTTTTTGACAAACGCTCATATTAGTCCCTATCAGCCGCTTAATACGCCATCCTCATATAACCCAGAACGACCGCGAAAACTCCTGCTGCACAAGAAAGAATTAAGTTCACTTATAGGCATTTTCCAGCAAAAGAACTTGACCATACTGCCAATTAGCATGTATAATAAGGGCGATAAGATAAAGATTGAAATCGCCGTCGCGCGTAAGAAGAAAAAATATGAAAAGCGCGAAACGATTAAACGAAAGACAACTGAACGAGAGATTGAGCGTGAGATGAAAAAGTAGTCTGCCCTCCTTCGCTCTCTAAGAGCTTCGGAGGGACGCACCTTTTTGTCCGCTCTCAAGGTATCCAGCTTCGCTGGATGAATCCTCGTGTTCTAATATTGCCTGCAGGCGTGGGAAATGGAAAATAAGTTATCTTATACGTTCTAATTCAATTCGCCTAAAGGTATCCAGCTACGCTGGATGAATCCTCGTGTTCTAATATTGCCTGCAGGCAATATTAGAACACGAGGATTCAGGGGACGAAAGGCCTCGATAGGAGTTCTTTATATAGTATGCAAGCCGCGTACTCCGGAATCGCGAAAAACCCTCCTTCGCCCCTCGGGGCTTCGTAGGGGTAAACTTCCGGAAAACAAAATACGTGCAAACGCATTTTCACAGCAAGTAGCGAGCCTTTTTAAGGTTCAAACACCTGCTTTAGCTATCGCCTAACTAAAATTAGCGCAGACAGCCATCCCAATAGATTGATGCTCGATAGGTCTTGAGGGGTGTCATATTTTTTCGAGCTCGCGCTTCTCTGCTCCGAGTGAAGCGCAAAACAAAGGAGCTAGACGCATTAATATTTCGATATCTTCTTAATTAATGCGCCGAATACTCTCGGGGTTAAACTTTAGAGCCACAAGATATCTAAGCTTGAAGAAGTGCTATATAATATCTTTCTACACGCGGGTTCAATTCCCGCCGTCTCCACCATTCTTCGTTCGCCAAAGGCGAACTTCGAATGGCACAGCCATGAGAAGTAGAAGAATGCCCTTCGTAGCCTTGGCGCAGAAGGGTATAAATTGTAGATTTGCCTTTGCTGCATTACGGAATAGTGCAGCACTTAAGTAGATGTATTACATTTATATTATCCAAAGCATTAATTCTCCAAAACAGTTTTATACTGGCTTTTCAGAGAATATTAATAACAGATTGGATGATCATAATAGCGGTAAGTCTACTCACACAAATAAGTTTAAACCATGGAGGCTAATTTACTGTTCTATTTTTATTAATAAGAAGAAGGCATATGATTTTGAAAAATATTTAAAGACAGCGTCGGGAATTGCCTTCAGAAATAAGCGATTAATATAAATTATTTTATAAATCCTATTTGTGCCTAACTACAAACGCTACAGACGACCAGTGCGAAAAGCGCCGATAGCGCTGCCTCGCACCAATCAACAAATTACAGCCCTCGAGGTCCGTCTTTTAGGTGAAGAGGGAGAAAATATTGGCGTTGTTTCAACGCAAGAAGCTCTCCGAATGGCTCGCGAGAAAGGATTAGACTTGGTAGAGGTTTCTGCCAAGGCCGTGCCGCCAGTTGCGCGCATCATTGAGCGTGGCAAATTCCTATACGAATTAGAAAAAAAGGAGAAGAAAACAAGCAAACAACAGAAGGTAGATGACCTAAAGAGTATACGCCTTCGACTAAGCACTTCGCCTCACGATCTGGAGCTAAAGGCAGAGCAGGTAGACAAATTTTTGAAAAAAGGATATAAAGTACAAATTGAGCTCCAACTACGTGGACGAGAGAAAGCGCAAGAGGGAATGGCAAGGGATAGGATCAAAGCCTTTCTGTCTAATATCCATGAGCAGTACCACGTTGGACAGGAGCCAAAAAAGAGCATGAGGGGCATACAGGTTCAAATAAATAAATAACACTATGGCTAAAAAAGGAAAAACAAGGAAGGCATTGACCAAACGATTCAAGATTTCCTCAAATGGAAAGGTTAGACGACGCGTCGCGAGCCAGAACCATTTCAGTGCAAAACAGACACCAAAGAAACGCCGCTCAAAACGCAAAATGGTTGGCCTCTCAAAGTCCGCATCAAAAATGATTCGCCGCATGCTTTCACGATAATTTTATATTTATTAGATCAGGACTTTAAAATTTGAGCGCATTTCTAGGCGCGGCTGAGTACCGGAGTAAACCGTATATAGCATACGGTGTCGAGGAACGGAGGCCGCAACAACGAAATGCGCCAAATTCTAAAGTTCTAAATGTAATTATGACACGCGTAAAACGAGGAACAGTACGAGCCAAAAAGCGAAAATCCCTTTTAATCCATGTAAAAGGTTTTAAGTGGCGCCGAAAAAACGTCTACCGCTTGGCGAAGGAAGCGCTTATGCACGCGCGCGCGGCCATGTTCAAAGGACGCAAACAGCGCAAACGAGATGCTCGCCGCCTCTGGAATGTACAGGTTAACGCGGCTTCAAGAATTGAAGGACTCACCTATTCAAAGCTTATTCATGGAATGAAAGAAAAAAATATTGAAGTAGATAGAAAAATTCTCGCGGAGCTTGCCAAAACTAAACCGGAAGTTTTCAAAGCAATCGTAGAAAAGGCCAGATAAAACAAAAACTAATCCCACGCATGCGTGGGATTAGTTTTTGTTTTATCTTAATTTTGAATTTCGCTTAACATACACGGCCGTGTACGATAAGCTAAATTCAAAATCTGTATTCTAAATCCTGTATTCTTATTTATGTCCATCCTTCAGCATCGCGAGCATCTCTTTCATAGGTCGAGTGTTTATAATATCACTCGCCTCCGCCCAACCTCGGCGAGCTTGGGCAATACCGTATTCCACGTACGGCAGGTGCGCCACGTTATGCGCGTCTGAATCAATAGCCATTTTCACATTCTTTTCAACCGCCATACGAATATATTC of the Candidatus Spechtbacteria bacterium genome contains:
- a CDS encoding GIY-YIG nuclease family protein translates to MYYIYIIQSINSPKQFYTGFSENINNRLDDHNSGKSTHTNKFKPWRLIYCSIFINKKKAYDFEKYLKTASGIAFRNKRLI
- the rplT gene encoding 50S ribosomal protein L20, yielding MTRVKRGTVRAKKRKSLLIHVKGFKWRRKNVYRLAKEALMHARAAMFKGRKQRKRDARRLWNVQVNAASRIEGLTYSKLIHGMKEKNIEVDRKILAELAKTKPEVFKAIVEKAR
- the infC gene encoding translation initiation factor IF-3 — translated: MPNYKRYRRPVRKAPIALPRTNQQITALEVRLLGEEGENIGVVSTQEALRMAREKGLDLVEVSAKAVPPVARIIERGKFLYELEKKEKKTSKQQKVDDLKSIRLRLSTSPHDLELKAEQVDKFLKKGYKVQIELQLRGREKAQEGMARDRIKAFLSNIHEQYHVGQEPKKSMRGIQVQINK
- a CDS encoding 50S ribosomal protein L35, with product MAKKGKTRKALTKRFKISSNGKVRRRVASQNHFSAKQTPKKRRSKRKMVGLSKSASKMIRRMLSR
- the smpB gene encoding SsrA-binding protein SmpB, which translates into the protein MEAYAQNKKAYFEYEIERKMEAGIKLFGFEVKAVRAGLVQLSGAFVTIKGGEIFLTNAHISPYQPLNTPSSYNPERPRKLLLHKKELSSLIGIFQQKNLTILPISMYNKGDKIKIEIAVARKKKKYEKRETIKRKTTEREIEREMKK